The Spirosoma radiotolerans genome has a window encoding:
- a CDS encoding alpha/beta hydrolase, which translates to MNRFSLRTRTGRMRFANRKSIAVVALAGGLLASSLVANGQEVIPLYAGSVPNAKVSDIQESGAETGVLKGITKPTLAYFKPAPDKASGTAVIVIPGGGYGVVVYQGEGINIAKALAEKGVAAFILKYRLPSEAIMADKKIGPLQDAQQAIKLVRENAAKWGIDASKVGIMGFSAGGHLASTAATHFEKAYVENASNTSLRPDFQVLIYPVISMRDSLTHGGSHDNLLGKNPSRQDVDLFSNELQVRANTPPTYLTHAADDKLVDVDNSIAYFEQLRRQKVPVEMHIYPKGDHGFIFRHPGWMDPLFAWMKVNNWVKN; encoded by the coding sequence ATGAACCGCTTTAGTTTACGAACACGGACCGGCAGAATGCGATTTGCCAACCGTAAATCGATAGCCGTAGTCGCGTTGGCTGGCGGCCTATTAGCTTCTTCTTTGGTGGCAAACGGGCAGGAAGTCATCCCGTTATATGCCGGTTCTGTGCCGAATGCAAAAGTCTCGGACATACAGGAGTCGGGGGCAGAAACGGGCGTGCTGAAAGGAATTACCAAACCCACACTGGCGTATTTTAAGCCCGCACCAGACAAAGCATCCGGGACCGCTGTCATTGTCATTCCGGGCGGGGGCTATGGAGTCGTGGTGTATCAGGGCGAGGGCATCAACATCGCGAAAGCGCTGGCCGAAAAAGGTGTGGCGGCTTTTATATTGAAATATCGGCTGCCCAGTGAGGCCATCATGGCTGACAAAAAAATCGGGCCGTTGCAGGATGCCCAGCAGGCCATAAAGCTGGTGCGTGAGAATGCCGCTAAATGGGGCATCGATGCCAGTAAAGTAGGCATCATGGGCTTTTCCGCAGGTGGGCACCTGGCTTCGACGGCAGCTACGCATTTCGAGAAAGCATATGTTGAAAACGCCAGCAACACCAGTCTGCGCCCTGATTTTCAAGTGCTGATTTACCCGGTCATCAGTATGCGCGATAGCCTCACGCATGGCGGTTCGCACGATAATCTGCTGGGCAAAAATCCGTCGCGCCAGGACGTTGATCTTTTCTCCAACGAGCTACAGGTACGTGCCAACACGCCCCCAACGTACCTGACCCACGCGGCCGATGACAAATTGGTGGATGTAGACAACAGCATTGCCTACTTCGAACAGCTCCGACGCCAGAAAGTGCCGGTTGAAATGCACATCTACCCCAAAGGTGACCACGGCTTCATCTTCCGGCACCCCGGCTGGATGGACCCATTATTTGCCTGGATGAAAGTAAATAACTGGGTGAAGAACTAG
- a CDS encoding alpha/beta hydrolase yields the protein MKRTLYSLLAVLFSGVTVFAQQRPPAISSPDVHPDHSITFRYFSRNAKKVMVSGEFLSAPVAMTKDTSGVWSVTVPPVKPDIYPYSFMVDSVSLADPSNTYIFANERFKRSIVDVPGDQPLVHSLQNVPHGKISYRYYKSGTLGTTRQLLVYTPPGFNPNGKTKYPVLYLIHGGSDTEETWTKVGRANLIADNLMAQGKAKPMLIVMPYGNVRPAPMPDFTKDMINDIVPFIEANYPVITESKGRAVAGFSVGGGQTLNIGLTNPSTFAYVCSYAPYTATEEFQKNFSNWSPDASKLNSQLKLFTISVGTEDFLYEPVKKNIAMFNEKKIKVEPLIVPGGHTWMNCKLYLANTLPQLFK from the coding sequence ATGAAACGCACACTTTATAGTCTACTGGCCGTTCTATTTTCGGGTGTTACGGTTTTTGCCCAGCAACGCCCACCAGCCATCAGTTCGCCCGATGTTCATCCCGACCACAGCATTACGTTCCGGTACTTCTCCCGAAATGCGAAAAAGGTGATGGTTTCGGGGGAGTTTCTGTCGGCTCCGGTCGCCATGACCAAAGACACCTCGGGCGTTTGGAGCGTGACCGTGCCGCCCGTTAAGCCCGACATTTATCCCTATAGTTTTATGGTTGACAGTGTGTCGCTGGCCGATCCAAGTAACACGTACATTTTCGCCAACGAACGCTTCAAACGCAGCATCGTCGACGTACCCGGTGATCAGCCGCTGGTGCATTCGCTGCAGAACGTGCCCCACGGCAAAATCAGTTACCGCTATTACAAATCGGGCACCCTGGGTACCACGCGGCAGTTGCTCGTTTACACCCCGCCGGGTTTCAACCCTAATGGCAAAACAAAATACCCGGTGCTGTACCTGATTCACGGCGGCTCCGATACGGAAGAGACCTGGACAAAAGTGGGGCGGGCGAACTTAATTGCTGACAACCTGATGGCGCAGGGAAAAGCCAAACCCATGCTGATTGTAATGCCTTATGGGAACGTTCGCCCGGCGCCCATGCCCGATTTTACCAAAGACATGATCAACGACATCGTTCCGTTTATCGAAGCCAATTATCCGGTGATTACCGAAAGCAAAGGGCGGGCCGTAGCCGGGTTCTCGGTGGGTGGCGGGCAAACGCTGAACATCGGCCTGACCAACCCCTCTACGTTTGCCTATGTGTGTTCGTATGCGCCTTATACCGCCACAGAAGAGTTTCAGAAAAACTTTTCGAACTGGTCGCCGGACGCCAGCAAGCTCAACAGCCAACTGAAATTATTCACCATCAGCGTGGGCACTGAAGACTTTCTGTACGAGCCGGTGAAAAAGAATATTGCGATGTTTAACGAGAAGAAAATTAAGGTCGAACCACTCATCGTGCCGGGTGGGCACACCTGGATGAACTGTAAACTGTATCTGGCGAATACGTTGCCGCAGCTTTTTAAATAG
- a CDS encoding endo-1,4-beta-xylanase, which translates to MLLKKYVFATGAAALVLANLSLLPNTTLAQQIPSLKDTFKKDFGIGTALNNAQIDERDPQMTAFIVRQFNMATPENIMKSALIHPKWDSYDFEMGDKLVAFGKKHNIRINGHTLIWHSQLPPFIRDIHNADSMRTFFTNHIKTVAGRYDGKVYSWDVVNEALNEDGTMRKSVFLQYLGDDFVTEAFRLAQQAAPKTELYYNDYNNEQPAKRAGCIALIKKVKAAGVRIDGVGIQGHWHVGRVPFKDIEESILQYAALGVKVMFTELDIEVLPRNVQGADVGQRMTANEQSNPYTAGLPDSVQQQLAADYEALFKLFLKHKDKVTRVTFWGVNDAQSWLNNWPIRGRTNYPLLFDRNNQPKPAFEKVIALKK; encoded by the coding sequence ATGCTTCTGAAAAAATACGTTTTTGCCACCGGTGCGGCCGCACTCGTGCTAGCTAATTTATCGCTGCTGCCAAATACCACGTTGGCGCAGCAGATTCCGTCGCTGAAGGATACTTTCAAAAAGGACTTCGGAATTGGTACGGCGCTGAACAACGCCCAGATCGACGAGCGGGATCCGCAAATGACGGCCTTCATTGTGCGTCAGTTCAATATGGCCACGCCCGAGAATATTATGAAATCGGCCCTGATCCACCCCAAGTGGGACTCCTACGATTTCGAGATGGGCGACAAACTGGTGGCGTTTGGGAAAAAGCACAACATCAGGATCAACGGGCACACGCTGATCTGGCATAGTCAGTTACCGCCGTTTATTCGGGACATCCATAATGCTGATTCCATGCGAACGTTCTTTACCAATCACATCAAAACAGTGGCTGGTCGCTACGACGGCAAGGTTTACTCTTGGGATGTCGTCAACGAAGCACTCAATGAGGACGGCACCATGCGAAAATCGGTCTTTCTGCAATACCTGGGTGATGATTTCGTCACGGAAGCATTCCGGCTGGCCCAGCAGGCAGCCCCCAAAACGGAACTGTATTACAACGATTACAACAATGAACAGCCTGCCAAACGCGCTGGCTGTATAGCACTGATCAAAAAAGTGAAGGCTGCCGGGGTACGTATCGACGGCGTCGGCATTCAGGGCCACTGGCATGTGGGTAGAGTGCCATTCAAAGACATTGAAGAGAGCATTCTTCAGTATGCGGCTCTGGGCGTCAAGGTGATGTTTACCGAGTTGGATATTGAAGTACTTCCCCGCAACGTTCAGGGGGCCGATGTAGGGCAGCGCATGACGGCAAATGAACAGTCGAATCCCTACACAGCGGGCTTGCCCGACAGCGTACAGCAGCAACTGGCCGCTGATTACGAAGCGTTGTTTAAACTCTTCCTCAAGCATAAAGACAAAGTCACCCGCGTAACCTTCTGGGGTGTCAATGATGCGCAGAGCTGGCTGAACAACTGGCCCATTCGGGGCCGGACCAACTACCCATTGCTGTTCGACCGGAATAACCAGCCGAAGCCTGCTTTCGAGAAAGTCATTGCGCTAAAGAAATAA
- a CDS encoding sialate O-acetylesterase yields MKTYFSAGALLLGFLLLGLSASAQDKNFYIFLCFGQSNMEGNAKIEPQDTVNVNPRFQVMEAVNCPDLGRTKGNWYTAVPPLCRCKTGLTPADYFGRELVANLPEKVRVGVINVAIGGCKIELFDKDHYESYVTTVPGWMKNFISQYDGNPYARLVEMAKLAQKDGVIKGILLHQGESNTNDTLWTKKVKVVYDNLMHDLDLKPRKVPLLAGETVNADQDGICASMNKIIATLPQTIKNAHVISSAGCTDAADNLHFDAAGYRELGKRYATQMLTLLGYKPITTN; encoded by the coding sequence ATGAAAACGTATTTTTCTGCCGGTGCGCTTCTCCTGGGCTTCCTGTTGTTGGGCCTGAGCGCTTCGGCACAGGACAAAAACTTTTACATTTTTCTCTGTTTTGGCCAATCCAATATGGAGGGTAACGCTAAGATTGAACCCCAGGACACGGTCAATGTAAACCCTCGGTTTCAGGTGATGGAGGCCGTCAACTGCCCCGATCTGGGTCGAACCAAAGGGAATTGGTACACCGCCGTTCCACCTTTGTGCCGCTGTAAAACCGGCCTTACCCCCGCCGATTATTTTGGCCGCGAACTAGTCGCAAATCTTCCCGAAAAAGTCCGGGTGGGTGTCATCAACGTGGCCATTGGCGGCTGTAAAATCGAGTTGTTCGACAAGGATCATTACGAATCGTATGTCACGACGGTGCCGGGCTGGATGAAAAATTTCATTAGTCAATACGACGGCAACCCATACGCCCGACTGGTCGAGATGGCGAAACTGGCGCAAAAAGATGGCGTCATTAAGGGAATTCTACTGCATCAGGGCGAGTCGAATACCAACGATACGCTATGGACGAAAAAGGTGAAAGTCGTGTATGATAATCTGATGCATGACCTGGATTTAAAACCCAGGAAAGTACCGTTGCTGGCGGGTGAAACGGTCAATGCGGATCAGGACGGCATTTGTGCCAGCATGAACAAAATCATTGCCACGCTCCCGCAAACGATCAAAAATGCGCATGTAATCTCATCCGCAGGGTGCACTGACGCAGCCGATAACCTGCACTTCGATGCCGCCGGATACCGAGAGTTAGGCAAACGATATGCTACGCAAATGCTCACGTTGCTGGGCTATAAACCGATAACGACGAATTAA
- a CDS encoding alpha/beta hydrolase-fold protein, translating into MIRNTVATLVAIALTSVGSLAQTIAEDFKPSSLNQPGQEYPQVNSQGYARFRINAPKADSVRVSLGLGGRGGTILTKGADGFWTGTTAGPLDEGFHYYNVTVDGGKFNDPGAQNYYGSVRWESGIEIPAHDQDFYALKDVPHGMVQQILFPSKSTNTSRRAFVYTPPGYEKDKSKKYPVLYLQHGWGEDETAWSNQGHANLIMDNMIADGKIKPFIIVMTYGMTNEVKFGKIREFKIDPFQAVLTDELIPYVDANFRTLANRDNRAMAGLSMGGMETKMITLNKPETFGYYGLLSGGVYAPEDLNGKAKPKLVFISCGSKERPDGVKKSATDLKAAGYNAVSYVSENTAHEFQTWRRSLHELAPLLFKN; encoded by the coding sequence ATGATCCGCAACACCGTAGCGACTTTGGTCGCCATCGCATTAACAAGTGTCGGCTCGCTGGCACAGACAATTGCAGAGGATTTCAAGCCTTCCTCGCTGAACCAGCCGGGACAGGAATACCCGCAGGTAAACTCGCAGGGCTACGCCCGATTCCGTATCAATGCACCCAAAGCGGATAGCGTTCGGGTAAGTCTGGGATTAGGTGGCCGGGGTGGCACTATCCTTACTAAAGGAGCTGATGGCTTCTGGACCGGCACCACGGCGGGGCCACTGGACGAAGGATTCCATTATTACAATGTAACGGTTGACGGCGGTAAGTTTAACGACCCCGGTGCCCAGAATTACTACGGTTCCGTCCGGTGGGAAAGCGGCATCGAAATTCCGGCCCATGACCAGGATTTCTACGCCCTCAAGGATGTTCCCCATGGCATGGTGCAGCAGATTCTGTTTCCCTCGAAAAGCACCAATACATCACGTCGGGCCTTTGTGTACACGCCACCGGGCTATGAGAAAGATAAGTCGAAAAAATACCCGGTGCTCTACCTACAGCATGGCTGGGGCGAAGACGAAACGGCCTGGAGCAACCAGGGGCACGCCAATCTGATTATGGACAACATGATCGCTGACGGCAAAATCAAGCCGTTCATCATCGTCATGACCTACGGCATGACCAATGAAGTGAAATTTGGCAAGATAAGAGAGTTCAAAATTGATCCGTTTCAGGCCGTTCTCACCGACGAACTGATTCCGTATGTGGATGCTAATTTTCGTACCCTCGCCAACCGGGACAATCGGGCGATGGCAGGGCTCTCGATGGGCGGCATGGAAACTAAAATGATTACGCTCAATAAGCCGGAAACGTTTGGGTACTACGGCCTGCTGAGCGGTGGTGTCTACGCACCGGAAGACCTTAACGGCAAGGCCAAACCGAAGCTTGTGTTCATCAGCTGCGGCAGCAAGGAACGGCCCGACGGCGTCAAAAAATCGGCCACTGACCTGAAAGCCGCTGGCTACAATGCCGTTTCGTATGTGTCTGAAAACACGGCCCACGAATTTCAGACCTGGCGTCGCAGCCTGCACGAACTGGCTCCCCTGCTGTTCAAAAATTAA
- a CDS encoding glycoside hydrolase family 43 protein: MKNSLFRYSLLVMCLLFRYISTHAQTARNPVIFADVPDMAIIRVGNTYYMSSTTMHMSPGLPIMKSTDLINWQLVSYAYDTLANVDALNLANGQSTYGRGSWASSLRYHNGLYYVTTFAQTTGKTYIYTTKNIEKGPWKEVSFTPSYHDHSLFFDDDGRTYLIYGAGKLRIVELTADASGVKPGTTEQVLIENASAPSGIGGGLPAEGSQLFKVKGKYYLFNITWPRGGMRTVVIHRADKLTGPWEGRIGFQDLGVAQGGLIDTPDGKWYSYLFRDFGGVGRIPYLVPVNWEDGWPVLGVNGKAPETLDLPASRGLIPGIVASDEFTRKKGEPALPLVWQWNHNPDNSRWSVTERKGYLRLKTGRTDTSFVMARNTLTQRTIGPESTGSTLLDASNLKPGDFAGLSLLQKKYGLVGVKVENGSRVIVMVSAGSGKPVEVQRVPLSQKMVYLKAECDFNDRKDTAHFFYSLDGKSWVAIGEPLKMPYTIPHFMGYRFGLFNYATQQTGGFADFDYFRIADTISDSAKK; this comes from the coding sequence ATGAAAAATAGTTTATTTCGGTATAGTCTGCTAGTTATGTGCCTGCTATTCAGGTATATATCCACTCATGCACAAACCGCCCGGAATCCGGTTATTTTCGCCGATGTACCCGATATGGCTATAATTCGGGTGGGCAACACCTACTACATGAGCAGTACCACCATGCACATGAGTCCGGGACTGCCCATTATGAAGTCGACCGATCTGATTAATTGGCAATTGGTCAGCTATGCATACGATACGCTGGCGAATGTAGACGCCCTAAACCTGGCCAACGGCCAAAGTACCTACGGTCGAGGGTCTTGGGCTAGCAGTCTGCGCTACCATAACGGCCTGTATTACGTAACCACCTTTGCCCAGACCACCGGCAAAACGTATATCTACACCACCAAAAACATCGAAAAAGGCCCATGGAAAGAAGTGTCCTTTACCCCTTCGTACCACGACCACAGCCTGTTTTTTGACGACGACGGCCGAACGTACCTGATTTATGGGGCAGGCAAACTCCGGATTGTTGAGTTGACCGCTGATGCGTCGGGTGTGAAGCCCGGCACCACCGAACAAGTTTTGATCGAAAACGCCAGCGCACCATCAGGAATCGGTGGGGGCTTGCCCGCCGAGGGGTCGCAATTGTTTAAGGTGAAGGGCAAGTACTATTTGTTCAACATCACCTGGCCACGTGGTGGTATGCGGACGGTGGTCATTCACCGCGCTGATAAGCTTACCGGGCCCTGGGAAGGACGAATTGGTTTTCAGGACTTGGGCGTGGCACAGGGCGGGCTGATCGATACGCCCGACGGGAAATGGTATTCGTACCTCTTCCGCGATTTTGGCGGGGTGGGGCGCATTCCGTATCTGGTGCCGGTGAACTGGGAAGACGGCTGGCCCGTGCTGGGCGTAAACGGCAAAGCGCCCGAAACGCTCGACCTGCCCGCCAGCAGAGGTCTGATTCCGGGCATTGTTGCCTCCGATGAATTTACCCGCAAAAAAGGGGAGCCTGCGTTGCCGCTGGTCTGGCAGTGGAACCACAACCCCGACAACAGCCGCTGGTCAGTAACGGAGCGGAAAGGCTACCTGCGGCTGAAAACCGGGCGGACCGACACCTCGTTTGTGATGGCCCGAAACACCCTCACGCAGCGCACCATCGGCCCCGAAAGTACGGGCTCCACCTTGCTCGATGCATCGAATTTGAAACCCGGCGATTTTGCCGGTTTGAGCCTGTTGCAGAAAAAGTACGGGTTGGTGGGTGTGAAGGTCGAAAACGGAAGCCGGGTCATTGTTATGGTCAGCGCCGGGTCGGGAAAGCCGGTGGAGGTACAGCGGGTTCCACTGAGCCAAAAAATGGTCTACCTGAAAGCCGAATGCGATTTTAACGACCGCAAAGACACTGCTCATTTTTTCTACAGCCTTGACGGAAAGTCCTGGGTTGCAATTGGTGAGCCACTGAAAATGCCTTACACTATCCCGCATTTTATGGGTTACCGCTTCGGATTATTCAACTACGCCACCCAGCAAACGGGCGGTTTTGCCGACTTCGATTATTTCCGAATTGCCGACACGATTTCGGATTCAGCTAAAAAGTAA
- a CDS encoding esterase — protein MLKSFFSQPLLWLLSALSGLALAQPPRGPLVMSPQVNADKTVTFRYQAPQAKAVELSAQFEKAPVAMTKDAQGIWSVTVGPVKPDIYPYSFRVDGVTVMDPANVAFFPNERFKASLVDIPGDTPLIHAMRDVPHGSINYEYYPSMEGTTGSLVVYTPPGYDQNPSKKYPVYYLISGTTDTEETFFKVGKTNLILDNLIAEGKAKPMIIVMPYGNIAARVAEQKGGSKPADPTVRDGADAVKRANDFATDLVKNVIPYTEKSYRTIPNRENRAIGGFSRGGGQTLRTAFSNMDKFAWVCAYSSYLSPEEMDRSYPALVSNAAQTNKQLKLLWVSVGSDDFLYKGTVEFMDYLKAKNVNYKSLITDGGHTWMNVKTYVAATTPLLFQQ, from the coding sequence ATGCTTAAATCCTTTTTTTCTCAACCCTTACTTTGGCTATTGTCGGCTCTGTCCGGTCTGGCTTTGGCGCAACCGCCCCGTGGTCCGCTGGTGATGTCTCCGCAGGTGAACGCTGACAAGACCGTTACATTCCGGTATCAGGCTCCGCAAGCCAAGGCAGTGGAACTGAGTGCGCAGTTTGAAAAAGCGCCTGTTGCCATGACCAAAGATGCGCAGGGCATCTGGAGCGTGACGGTTGGACCCGTCAAACCCGACATTTACCCGTACAGCTTTCGGGTAGATGGCGTAACGGTCATGGACCCGGCTAATGTTGCCTTCTTCCCGAACGAGCGGTTCAAAGCCAGCCTCGTCGACATACCCGGCGATACACCCCTGATTCACGCTATGCGCGATGTGCCCCACGGCTCGATCAACTACGAATACTACCCATCGATGGAGGGGACAACCGGTTCGCTGGTTGTGTATACGCCACCGGGTTACGACCAGAATCCGTCGAAGAAATACCCCGTTTACTACCTTATCAGCGGCACGACGGATACCGAAGAGACTTTTTTTAAGGTCGGTAAAACCAACCTGATTCTGGATAATCTCATTGCCGAAGGCAAGGCTAAACCAATGATTATTGTGATGCCTTACGGCAACATTGCCGCGCGGGTAGCCGAGCAAAAAGGGGGATCGAAACCCGCCGACCCAACCGTACGCGATGGAGCTGATGCCGTAAAACGGGCCAATGATTTCGCGACTGATCTGGTGAAAAACGTCATTCCGTATACTGAGAAAAGCTACCGGACCATTCCCAACCGCGAGAACCGGGCCATTGGCGGCTTTTCGCGCGGGGGTGGGCAAACGCTCCGCACGGCATTCAGCAATATGGACAAATTTGCCTGGGTGTGCGCCTATAGTTCGTACCTGTCGCCGGAAGAAATGGATCGCAGCTATCCAGCCCTCGTCAGCAATGCGGCTCAGACAAACAAACAACTCAAACTGCTATGGGTGAGTGTGGGAAGCGATGATTTTCTTTATAAGGGCACGGTGGAGTTTATGGATTACCTCAAGGCGAAGAACGTAAACTACAAAAGCCTGATTACCGACGGAGGCCATACCTGGATGAATGTAAAAACCTACGTAGCCGCCACCACGCCATTGTTATTCCAACAATAA
- a CDS encoding alpha/beta hydrolase-fold protein, translated as MKRFVALVAVMGFFYGSSYAQKIEKEAPKGFDQVRAGIATGKLDSISYASKTVGTSRKALVYTPPGFNKKTKYPVLYLLHGIGGDEKEWLKGGNPQVILDNLYAEKKLEPMIVVMPNGRAMKDDRAVGNVFDKDKVEAFATFEKDLLNDLIPFIEKKYPTLTDREHRAIAGLSMGGGQSLNFGLGNLNKFAWVGGFSSAPNTKRPEELMPDPEAAKKQLKLLWISCGDADGLISFSKRTHDYLYEHGVPHIYYVEPGGHDFKVWKNGLYMFSQFLFKPVDVASLTKYSVLGTPAATNIRNAKYPQILPDNRVVFRVKAPDAQKVQVDLGKKYDMVKDTSGFWTATTDSISRGFHYYSVLIDGVAVVDPASETFYGMGRMASGIEIPDKDGGFYAMKDVPHGDIRTKRYLSKATNSWREMYIYTPPGYDKSTNKYPVLYLLHGGGEDQRGWATQGKTDLILDNLIAEGKAKPMVIAMLDGNVGMSGGLAGFNENVLKAFENELKQGAIPFVESNFRVETDAKNRALAGLSMGGLQTLYAGIKNTNMFSNLGVFSSGWFANNTKLSDPQYAFMKENATDINSNLKNLWISMGGKEDIAYQNCQVMMKKFDEMGIKYSYSEYAGGHSWPVWRHDLMQFSQVLFK; from the coding sequence ATGAAACGATTCGTTGCATTAGTGGCTGTCATGGGCTTTTTCTACGGTAGTAGTTACGCTCAGAAAATCGAGAAGGAAGCCCCGAAAGGCTTCGATCAGGTACGGGCGGGCATCGCTACGGGTAAATTAGATTCGATCAGTTACGCGTCGAAAACCGTAGGTACGTCCCGCAAAGCGCTGGTCTACACCCCGCCGGGCTTTAACAAGAAGACCAAATACCCGGTGTTGTATCTGTTGCACGGCATCGGGGGCGATGAAAAAGAATGGCTTAAAGGAGGGAATCCGCAGGTTATTCTGGATAATCTATACGCCGAAAAAAAGCTGGAGCCGATGATCGTGGTGATGCCCAACGGCCGCGCCATGAAAGACGACCGGGCCGTAGGTAATGTCTTCGACAAGGACAAAGTCGAAGCCTTTGCTACCTTCGAGAAAGACCTGCTCAATGACCTCATCCCCTTTATCGAAAAGAAGTACCCGACCTTGACCGACCGCGAACACCGGGCCATTGCCGGGCTGTCGATGGGCGGGGGGCAGTCGTTGAATTTTGGCTTGGGAAATCTGAACAAATTTGCCTGGGTAGGCGGCTTCTCATCGGCCCCCAATACCAAACGACCCGAAGAACTGATGCCCGACCCCGAAGCCGCCAAAAAGCAGCTGAAGCTGCTCTGGATTTCATGCGGGGATGCCGATGGCCTGATTTCGTTCAGCAAACGCACCCACGACTACCTGTATGAGCATGGCGTACCGCACATCTACTATGTTGAGCCGGGTGGGCACGATTTTAAAGTCTGGAAAAACGGCCTGTATATGTTCTCGCAGTTCCTGTTCAAGCCGGTCGATGTGGCCTCGTTGACCAAATACAGCGTGCTGGGAACACCAGCGGCCACGAATATCCGGAATGCCAAATATCCGCAGATTTTGCCCGACAACCGAGTTGTGTTTCGCGTAAAAGCCCCCGACGCCCAGAAGGTGCAGGTTGATTTGGGCAAGAAATACGACATGGTGAAAGATACGAGCGGCTTCTGGACGGCAACGACGGATTCCATCAGTCGCGGTTTTCACTATTACTCGGTCCTGATCGACGGTGTCGCCGTTGTCGACCCGGCTAGTGAAACGTTCTACGGCATGGGTCGCATGGCCAGTGGTATCGAGATACCGGACAAAGACGGTGGTTTTTACGCCATGAAAGACGTACCCCACGGCGACATCCGCACCAAGCGCTACCTCTCGAAAGCAACCAATAGCTGGCGTGAAATGTACATCTACACCCCACCGGGCTACGATAAATCGACTAACAAATATCCGGTGCTGTATCTGCTGCACGGCGGTGGCGAAGATCAGCGCGGCTGGGCCACACAGGGCAAAACAGACCTCATTCTGGACAACCTAATTGCCGAAGGCAAGGCCAAACCGATGGTGATTGCTATGCTGGATGGCAACGTTGGCATGTCGGGTGGTCTGGCGGGTTTCAATGAAAATGTGCTCAAGGCATTTGAAAATGAATTGAAACAAGGCGCTATTCCCTTCGTGGAAAGTAATTTCCGGGTTGAAACCGACGCAAAAAACCGGGCACTCGCGGGCTTGTCGATGGGTGGGTTGCAGACGCTATATGCAGGCATTAAGAACACCAATATGTTCTCTAATTTGGGCGTGTTCAGCTCGGGCTGGTTTGCCAACAACACGAAGTTGTCGGACCCGCAGTATGCGTTTATGAAGGAAAATGCCACTGACATCAACAGCAACCTGAAAAACCTGTGGATTTCGATGGGTGGCAAAGAAGACATTGCCTATCAGAACTGCCAGGTCATGATGAAAAAGTTTGACGAGATGGGTATCAAGTACAGTTACAGCGAATATGCGGGCGGGCACAGCTGGCCCGTCTGGCGGCACGATCTGATGCAGTTCTCGCAAGTGCTGTTCAAGTAA
- a CDS encoding AtuA-related protein — protein sequence MTIKLYDIAHSRAGDKGNTLTLSLIPYKADDYPLLCAQVTAEAVKQHLADIVAGNIIRYELPNLPALQFVCQQALTGGVTTSLTMDTHGKSLSYALLEMQISG from the coding sequence ATGACCATCAAACTTTATGACATCGCGCATAGCCGGGCGGGCGACAAAGGCAATACGCTGACGCTCTCGCTCATTCCATACAAAGCCGACGATTACCCGTTACTCTGCGCCCAGGTCACAGCGGAAGCCGTCAAACAGCATCTGGCCGACATTGTGGCAGGTAACATTATCCGGTACGAATTGCCCAACCTGCCCGCGCTTCAGTTTGTCTGCCAACAAGCACTGACTGGTGGCGTTACAACCTCGCTCACAATGGACACGCATGGCAAAAGTCTTAGTTATGCACTGCTGGAAATGCAGATTTCTGGCTGA